The Armatimonadota bacterium genome includes a window with the following:
- the ribH gene encoding 6,7-dimethyl-8-ribityllumazine synthase, which produces MAEIIEGRLNAGGMRFGIVASRFNEFITGRLLEGALDALRRHGAADEGITIAWVPGSYEIPLAARKMAARDVDAVICLGALIRGSTPHFDYIAAEVSKGIALVGLETGKPVIFGVLTCDTIEQAVERAGTKAGNKGADAAVAAIEMVDLLRQLG; this is translated from the coding sequence TTGGCTGAGATCATCGAAGGAAGGCTTAATGCGGGCGGGATGCGGTTCGGCATCGTCGCCAGCAGATTCAACGAGTTCATCACGGGCAGGCTTCTGGAGGGAGCGCTGGATGCGCTCCGCCGGCACGGAGCCGCGGATGAGGGCATCACTATCGCGTGGGTGCCGGGCTCCTATGAGATTCCGCTTGCCGCGCGCAAAATGGCGGCGCGGGACGTGGATGCCGTCATATGCCTGGGGGCGCTGATTCGCGGCAGCACACCGCACTTTGACTACATCGCCGCCGAAGTGTCCAAGGGGATCGCTCTCGTGGGGCTTGAGACCGGAAAGCCGGTCATTTTTGGGGTTCTGACGTGCGACACCATCGAACAGGCCGTCGAACGGGCCGGCACGAAAGCCGGCAACAAGGGCGCGGACGCCGCCGTCGCGGCTATCGAAATGGTGGATCTGCTGAGACAGTTGGGTTGA
- the ribE gene encoding riboflavin synthase subunit alpha, translated as MFTGIIVDVGTVTSVRSAPYGVRLSVRATRDLSVRQSDSVSVNGVCLTATAVEGALLHFDCVRETLQRSTLRKAAPGDRVNLEPALKVGDPLGGHFVLGHVDATGLVGSVAAGPEDRTVTVKAARDFMRFIVEKGSVALDGISLTVAEVGEDWFSVKVVPYTWEATNLASRRPGDEVNLEADILGKYVFRLMQEGRSSAGVTLESLRKAGFA; from the coding sequence GTGTTCACCGGCATCATCGTTGACGTGGGAACCGTGACGTCCGTCCGGAGCGCACCTTACGGGGTGCGTCTTTCGGTGCGGGCCACTCGCGACCTGTCTGTGAGGCAGTCCGACAGCGTCAGCGTCAACGGTGTTTGTCTCACGGCGACGGCTGTGGAGGGGGCGTTGTTGCATTTTGATTGCGTTCGCGAGACGCTCCAGCGATCCACTCTCCGCAAAGCCGCTCCGGGAGACCGCGTGAACCTGGAGCCGGCCTTGAAGGTGGGGGATCCCCTGGGCGGGCATTTCGTTCTGGGGCACGTGGATGCCACGGGCCTGGTAGGTAGTGTGGCTGCGGGTCCGGAGGATCGCACGGTAACGGTCAAGGCCGCGCGCGACTTTATGCGTTTCATCGTGGAGAAGGGCTCCGTCGCCCTTGACGGCATCAGCCTGACAGTGGCGGAAGTGGGGGAAGATTGGTTCAGTGTGAAAGTCGTCCCATATACGTGGGAGGCCACGAATTTGGCTTCCCGCAGACCGGGAGACGAGGTTAATCTGGAGGCGGACATCCTGGGCAAGTATGTTTTTCGCCTCATGCAAGAGGGGCGTTCTTCGGCGGGAGTGACACTGGAGAGCCTGCGTAAGGCGGGATTCGCATGA
- the ribBA gene encoding riboflavin biosynthesis protein RibBA: MPDTETQIFCSIEEALEELRQGRMLIVVDDEDRENEGDFVMAAEHITPEAVNFMAKHGRGLICVPTTADRLRELGLGMMVEDNTSKLGTQFAVSVDARRGTTTGISAFDRAVTIRLFADPDARPEDFCVPGHIFPLRAEEGGVLVRAGHTEAVVDMLRLAGLTQAGVLCEILSEDGGMARVPELAEIARRHGLKMTTVASLIRYRRLKEKLVRRVATAHLPTQWGHFIAHAYEADIEANPYIALVMGDVTSEEPVLVRIHSGCLTGDALRSLRCDCGDQLDLAMRRIAEEGRGVLLYIQQEGRGIGLVNKLKAYVLQDHGADTVEANELLGFPADIRDYSLGAQVLEDLGLRRIRLMTNNPAKFAALEGYDLEIVERVPLIAGERPESRRYLQTKRTKLGHLLSEECSCSGAEEEKVSGDSVVRDEEKTSIG; encoded by the coding sequence ATGCCTGATACCGAGACACAGATCTTCTGCAGCATTGAAGAGGCGCTTGAAGAGCTCCGGCAGGGCCGGATGCTCATCGTGGTGGATGACGAGGACCGCGAAAACGAGGGCGACTTCGTCATGGCTGCGGAGCATATTACCCCTGAGGCGGTGAACTTCATGGCGAAGCACGGCCGGGGGCTGATCTGCGTTCCCACAACGGCCGACCGGCTGCGGGAGCTGGGACTCGGCATGATGGTCGAGGACAATACCTCGAAACTGGGCACACAGTTTGCCGTCTCTGTGGACGCCAGGCGCGGCACCACGACGGGCATATCGGCGTTTGACCGGGCTGTCACCATCCGGCTTTTCGCTGACCCGGATGCCCGCCCGGAAGACTTCTGTGTTCCTGGGCATATCTTTCCTCTCCGGGCGGAGGAGGGTGGGGTGCTGGTGCGCGCTGGACATACGGAGGCCGTAGTGGATATGCTCCGGCTGGCCGGACTGACTCAGGCGGGAGTGCTGTGCGAGATCCTCAGTGAAGACGGTGGGATGGCGCGGGTGCCGGAGCTTGCGGAGATCGCGCGGCGGCACGGCCTCAAGATGACCACTGTGGCCAGCCTCATCCGCTACCGCCGCCTCAAAGAGAAGCTGGTCCGCCGGGTGGCCACCGCACACCTTCCCACGCAATGGGGACACTTCATCGCGCATGCCTACGAGGCGGACATCGAGGCGAATCCGTATATCGCTCTGGTGATGGGCGATGTAACGAGCGAGGAGCCCGTCCTTGTCCGCATCCACTCCGGCTGTCTGACGGGCGATGCCCTGCGTTCCCTGCGCTGTGATTGCGGGGATCAACTGGACCTTGCAATGCGGCGCATCGCGGAGGAGGGGCGGGGTGTGCTGCTTTATATTCAGCAGGAGGGGCGCGGCATCGGGCTGGTCAACAAGCTGAAGGCATACGTGCTCCAGGACCACGGCGCGGATACCGTGGAGGCAAACGAGCTGCTGGGATTTCCGGCGGACATCCGGGACTATTCCCTGGGCGCGCAGGTGCTGGAGGATCTGGGACTACGCCGCATAAGGCTGATGACCAACAATCCGGCCAAGTTCGCCGCGCTTGAGGGATACGACCTGGAGATCGTGGAGCGCGTGCCACTCATTGCAGGCGAGCGTCCGGAGAGCAGGCGGTATCTGCAGACCAAGCGCACCAAACTGGGGCACCTGCTGTCGGAGGAGTGCTCCTGCTCAGGTGCTGAGGAGGAAAAAGTCTCCGGAGACAGCGTGGTACGGGACGAGGAGAAGACGTCCATTGGCTGA